From a single Tachypleus tridentatus isolate NWPU-2018 chromosome 6, ASM421037v1, whole genome shotgun sequence genomic region:
- the LOC143252148 gene encoding uncharacterized protein LOC143252148 isoform X2, translating into MCTCFPGYTGIWCDQCASGYFLDKKMCKDCPCTNTTSSGKCILDESGEVKCESCLAGHRGHFCSSCTAGYRWNNISCVPLNCLSFTLCMKQMDHPGCSDCIYLMDSLSPPTAQKSSERTIADGTVPLIAVIVTLGIILLVAAGATCYRSWVHWRARPRLPLWEMELGEQSHKGYLLSPPRGIEPLILAL; encoded by the exons ATGTGCACTTGTTTCCCTGGATACACCGGGATTTGGTGCGACCAGTGTGCATCTGGATATTTTCTCGACAAAAAGATGTGCAAGGATTGCCCCTGTACGAATACAACATCATCTGGAAAATGCATATTAG ATGAATCTGGGGAGGTCAAGTGCGAGTCATGTCTTGCTGGACACCGTGGTCACTTCTGTTCTTCGTGCACTGCAGGATATCGTTGGAATAATATCAGTTGTGTGCCCCTGAACTGCTTAAGTTTCACGTTGTGCATGAAGCAGATGGATCATCCAGGATGTAGTGACTGTATTTACTTGATGGATAGTTTGTCTCCACCTACTGCACAGAAAAGTTCAG AGCGAACAATCGCTGATGGAACTGTGCCGTTAATTGCTGTGATAGTGACTCTTGGAATCATCTTATTGGTCGCAGCTGGTGCTACCTGTTACCGCTCTTGGGTTCATTGGAGGGCGCGACCAAGGCTTCCTCTGTGGGAGATGGAACTCGGTGAG caaagccacaaaggctatctgctcagcccaccgaggggaatcgaacccctgattttagcgttgtaa
- the LOC143252148 gene encoding uncharacterized protein LOC143252148 isoform X1, whose protein sequence is MCTCFPGYTGIWCDQCASGYFLDKKMCKDCPCTNTTSSGKCILDESGEVKCESCLAGHRGHFCSSCTAGYRWNNISCVPLNCLSFTLCMKQMDHPGCSDCIYLMDSLSPPTAQKSSERTIADGTVPLIAVIVTLGIILLVAAGATCYRSWVHWRARPRLPLWEMELGEVKNTLGYHSICKINDNNIHHISSEVEEEDLTDYTHSAVS, encoded by the exons ATGTGCACTTGTTTCCCTGGATACACCGGGATTTGGTGCGACCAGTGTGCATCTGGATATTTTCTCGACAAAAAGATGTGCAAGGATTGCCCCTGTACGAATACAACATCATCTGGAAAATGCATATTAG ATGAATCTGGGGAGGTCAAGTGCGAGTCATGTCTTGCTGGACACCGTGGTCACTTCTGTTCTTCGTGCACTGCAGGATATCGTTGGAATAATATCAGTTGTGTGCCCCTGAACTGCTTAAGTTTCACGTTGTGCATGAAGCAGATGGATCATCCAGGATGTAGTGACTGTATTTACTTGATGGATAGTTTGTCTCCACCTACTGCACAGAAAAGTTCAG AGCGAACAATCGCTGATGGAACTGTGCCGTTAATTGCTGTGATAGTGACTCTTGGAATCATCTTATTGGTCGCAGCTGGTGCTACCTGTTACCGCTCTTGGGTTCATTGGAGGGCGCGACCAAGGCTTCCTCTGTGGGAGATGGAACTCGGTGAGGTAAAGAATACGTTGGGTTATCATTCTATATGCAAAATAAACGATAATAATATTCATCATATATCATCTGAGGTGGAAGAAGAGGACCTTACCGACTATACCCATTCCGCTGTATCGTAA